In the genome of Thermodesulfobacteriota bacterium, the window CTGCGCTATGGCGCGCGATCATTCCTAACAGCGTGCTCTTCCCTACGCCCGATCCCGAGAAGATGGCCATCCGCTGTCCTTTTCCGAGGGTGACCAGCCCGTTGATGGCTTTGATCCCCACGTCCATCGGAGCGGTGATCCTCCGTCGTAGAAGCGGGGGCGGGGGTGAGCCATAGATCGGGTACACCTGTTCGGATACGAAAGGCCCCCTCTGGTCGATGGTCTCTCCCAGACCGTCGAGAATGCGGCCCAACAACCCCATCCCGACCTTCACCTGAGCCGGACGGTCCAGAGGGAGGATTCTGGCCCCTGGTTGGACCCCCCGGGTCTCTCCGAGGGGCATGAAGAGCATTCGCTTCTCCCGGAATCCGACCACCTCGGCGACGATGGGCCCCAACCCTTCGGTCCGCTCAATATGGCAGACTTCTCCCACGGCCAGAGGGGGGCCGATTCCCTCGATCACGAGGCCGACCACCTGGATCACCCTCCCGTAGCACCGGACCATCCTCACCGGTCTCTGGGCATGGTCCTCGGGCGCCCCCCTGAAGAAGCCCGTTAAGCCCTCAGTCCTCAAGGTCGATTCTCCCCTGAAGAGGATTCTCGCGGTGGGAGGAGCGAAGAAATCAGTTCCTCAAATTGGGTTTCGAAGGTGGCGTCGATCGTCCCGAAATCGGTCTCCAAAAGACACCCCCCGCGCGTGACATCGGGATCCGGGACGATTCGAAGGCCAACCCCGTTATCGGAGAGATAAGGTCGTGCCTCGGGATGGGTCGAGAGATATTGATAATCGATGGGGTTGAGGTAGAGAAGGATTTCGCTCCGGTCCTTCACATATTGGAAGGCCTCCTTCAAAACCTCCAGGATCATTGACTCGTGGAGGAGGACGGCCCTCCGAAAAAGCCTTCTCCCGATCTCGATCATCCATCTCATCAACTCTTTCTCGCAGCTCTTGAAGACCTCCTGCTTCTGCCTCTCCACCTCCGCCAACACCTTCCCGAGCTGGTGGATCACGGTCTCAAGTCTTCTCAACCCCAGTTCCCTCCCATCCCGCTCCCCTTGCTCAAATCCCCTTTCGTAAGCCTCTTTTTCGATGTGAAGGACCTTCTCTTCTAAATCCTTCATCACCCTGCTCTCCAGTTCTCTATAGCCTGGGTAGAAGGCCTGCGAGGGCGCAGGAGAGAGATCAGGCCAGGCCATTTTAAGGGCCTTTGGAGGGGTTGCCTTCTCGCCGACGAGGCCCGGGACGAATTTTTCAGACAAAGACATCCTCCTTCCCTTTGCTCGACAGAACGATCTTCCCTTCGCTCTCGAGCTTTTTGGCCACCTTCAGGATGGCCTGCTGAGCCGCTTCCACATCTTTGAGCCGGGCAGGCCCCATCACCTCCAGGTCCTCCTTCAACATCTGGGCGGCCCGCTCCGACATATTTTTGAAGATCTTCTCCTTCAACTCTTCCGAAGCGGTCTTCATCGCCATCGTCAACGTCTCATTGTTGATCTCCTTGAGGATGGCCATGATCCCCCGATCGTCCACCTGCAGGAGGTCCTCGAAGACGAACATCAGTTTTCGGATCTCCTCGGCCAGGTTCTGTTTCTTCTCCTCGATCTCCTTCAAAATCGTCTCTTCCGTGGCGCTGTCCATCTGGTTCAGGATCTCGGCGGCCAGGCGGAGGCCCCCTCGCTTCTGGCCTTCGTAACTCTTGATAGAAGCGATCTCCTGTTGGAGGACCTGGTCAATCTCTTCCACGACCTCTGGAGGGATATCCTCCAGCTCGGCAATCCGGCTGACCACCTCGGCTTGGACTCTCGAGGGAAGCTCTTTGAGGATGGCCGAGCTCTGATCCGAATCGAGATGGGTCAGGATGATGGCGATCGTCTGGGGATGCTCATTCCTCAAAAAGGTGGAGACCATTTTGGGATGAAGTTGCCGAACCTTCTCGAAAAAATTCAACTTCTCTTTCCCCTGGAGCTCTTCCAAAAGGCTTTGGGCTTTCTCCCCGGTCATCGCCTTCGAGACGATGGAACGGAGGAACTGGCTTCCCCCTTCCTGCCCGAGGGCGATGGGAACGGGGGAGGCGGAGGCCTCCTGAAACTCCGCGAGGATGGACTCGATGACCTTCGGAGAAACAGAGGAGAGCTTCGAGAGGTGGTCCCCGATCTTTTTAATCTCCTCCGGCTCAAGCTGCCTCACGATGGTCGAGGCCACCTCCTCTCCCAAACTGTAGAGAAAGATAGCGGCCTTCTGGGGTCCTGAGAGACGTTCTGTGGCCATAGGCGACCTCACTCCTTCTCTCGGAGCCATGTCCGAATGACGCCGACCGCCTTCGCCGGGTCTTTCTGAACCAGTTGAAGGGCCTGCTCCCTCGGCGACCGAGAAGCCACCAGGACGGCCTCGGAAGAGGTCTCAGGAGACACCGTCGCCGGCCCCCCTCCCTGCAGCAGCGCCACGGGCTGGGCTGGGGCCATCCCTGTTCCTCTTTTGAGGAGTGGACGGACCACGAAGAGAAGGAACAGGAGGACGAGGATCAGGCTGATGCCAGGTTTGTAAAGGAGGGGAAGGTAGGACTGGATCCCCCCCTTCTCTTCGCCCTTCGAATCCTCCTCCGGAGCCGACCAGTAGAAGGGGAGGTTGATCACCTCGACCTGATCCCCCCTCCCCTCGTCATAACCGATCGCCCTTTTGACGATGCTCTCGAGGTGTTTCATCTCCTCCGGAGAACGGGGGGTATATTTCCGCTCCTTGACCCCTTTGGCATCGACCTCTTCTTTATAGATCCCGTCGACAACCACGGCGGCCGAAACCCTCTTGATTCCGCCCATAGGGCTTTTGATCTGCCTATTGACCTTCGATATCTCGTAGTTTCGGATCTCGTTCTGACGCTCCATCAAAGAGGCCGACCAGGAGGAAGCCCCGGCGGCCGCTCCCTTGGCGTCCCCTCCGGCCTCGGGTTTCGAAGGCTCGGTGGCCTTGGGCAAGGCCGAGGGCTTTTCGACGTTTCGCTGCTCGCTTCTCAGGATGGCGTTCGGGTCGTATTTCTCCTCGGAGACCACCACCTGTTGAAAATCGATCTCGGTCGAGATCCTCGCAATCGCCTTGCCCGGTCCGAGGACCTCCTCCAACATGCTCTGGACCTTCTTCCGGAGGCTCTCCTCCAAGCTATGTTGGTATTCGAGTTGCGTGGAGGTGAGCTGACCGATGGGATGGCTCACCGCCTTCCGGGAGAGGACCCTTCCCGAGGTATCGATGACCGAGATATTGGTAGGCTCGAGGCCTTCCACCGCACAAGCCACCAAGTGGACAATGCCTTCGACCTGGGAGGGGTTGAGGGCCATCCCCGCCTTCGTCTTGATGAAGACCGAGGCGGTCGGCTTTTTCTGCTCCTCCGTGAAGAGGGATTCTCGGGGAGTGGCGATGTGGACGCGAACCTGATCGACCTCTTTAA includes:
- the fliF gene encoding flagellar basal-body MS-ring/collar protein FliF; the encoded protein is MADSRTETTFSFLNLLPKGRRWILLLVLLLSLVLFGSLIFWNTQPDYQVLFSGLSTEDAAEMTAKLKEKRIPFRLAHHGTTLLVPSDQVYDLRLSLAAEGLPKGGGVGFEVFDRSPIGATDFVQKLNYQRALQGELSRTIKQIKEVDQVRVHIATPRESLFTEEQKKPTASVFIKTKAGMALNPSQVEGIVHLVACAVEGLEPTNISVIDTSGRVLSRKAVSHPIGQLTSTQLEYQHSLEESLRKKVQSMLEEVLGPGKAIARISTEIDFQQVVVSEEKYDPNAILRSEQRNVEKPSALPKATEPSKPEAGGDAKGAAAGASSWSASLMERQNEIRNYEISKVNRQIKSPMGGIKRVSAAVVVDGIYKEEVDAKGVKERKYTPRSPEEMKHLESIVKRAIGYDEGRGDQVEVINLPFYWSAPEEDSKGEEKGGIQSYLPLLYKPGISLILVLLFLLFVVRPLLKRGTGMAPAQPVALLQGGGPATVSPETSSEAVLVASRSPREQALQLVQKDPAKAVGVIRTWLREKE
- the fliG gene encoding flagellar motor switch protein FliG; this translates as MATERLSGPQKAAIFLYSLGEEVASTIVRQLEPEEIKKIGDHLSKLSSVSPKVIESILAEFQEASASPVPIALGQEGGSQFLRSIVSKAMTGEKAQSLLEELQGKEKLNFFEKVRQLHPKMVSTFLRNEHPQTIAIILTHLDSDQSSAILKELPSRVQAEVVSRIAELEDIPPEVVEEIDQVLQQEIASIKSYEGQKRGGLRLAAEILNQMDSATEETILKEIEEKKQNLAEEIRKLMFVFEDLLQVDDRGIMAILKEINNETLTMAMKTASEELKEKIFKNMSERAAQMLKEDLEVMGPARLKDVEAAQQAILKVAKKLESEGKIVLSSKGKEDVFV
- a CDS encoding FliH/SctL family protein encodes the protein MSEKFVPGLVGEKATPPKALKMAWPDLSPAPSQAFYPGYRELESRVMKDLEEKVLHIEKEAYERGFEQGERDGRELGLRRLETVIHQLGKVLAEVERQKQEVFKSCEKELMRWMIEIGRRLFRRAVLLHESMILEVLKEAFQYVKDRSEILLYLNPIDYQYLSTHPEARPYLSDNGVGLRIVPDPDVTRGGCLLETDFGTIDATFETQFEELISSLLPPRESSSGENRP